A DNA window from Pseudarthrobacter sp. W1I19 contains the following coding sequences:
- a CDS encoding DUF6421 family protein, with the protein MTETLITASTRISAENQDWTRLKAAATAIQALQVKDGSIPDPANHAEASLYVSSIVDAVGALAPAFPHDADYLDAVCADFAAWEAKGFTIPDFLSSLLAFQPQEQRQDGLQHLVVFPMYTQNGSSNRLVEAVLIEVIWPEFIAGLEAGEYSNKLFVPIRFLDFTAGYETNSAVLFPETVAVSETPTFTWGAIFADREAARFRRVLKAAAETTRLELPEGAAELLADQDLSEATFVMWDLIHDRTHMRGDLPFDPFMIKQRMPYFLYSLEELRCDLTAFRESVRIEKDDDADPEARRHAKLVQYAIIFDRIFRFAITGSRVRNYDGLGGQLLFAWLHQQHVLHWTDTRLAIDWDEVADAVIALGASIDELYWRSIDRPKTAHWLAAYKLISATVTPNPASAWAKGPEGLALAGPPRGLTDQVLDDEFPLSMFYEALEKKMRPVIESTAGITGASAL; encoded by the coding sequence ATGACCGAAACACTGATCACCGCTTCCACCCGGATTTCCGCTGAAAACCAGGACTGGACCAGGCTCAAGGCGGCCGCCACGGCCATCCAGGCGCTCCAGGTGAAGGACGGCTCCATTCCCGACCCGGCAAACCATGCTGAGGCATCGCTCTACGTCAGCAGCATCGTTGACGCGGTGGGCGCCCTGGCCCCCGCCTTCCCGCATGATGCGGATTACTTGGATGCCGTTTGCGCGGATTTCGCCGCCTGGGAAGCGAAGGGCTTCACCATTCCCGACTTCCTGTCCTCGCTGCTCGCCTTCCAGCCCCAGGAACAGCGCCAGGACGGCCTCCAGCATCTGGTGGTCTTCCCCATGTACACGCAAAACGGGAGCAGCAACAGGCTGGTTGAGGCCGTGCTGATTGAAGTGATCTGGCCGGAGTTTATCGCCGGGCTCGAAGCCGGGGAGTACTCGAACAAACTGTTCGTTCCCATCCGCTTCCTCGACTTTACGGCCGGCTACGAGACCAACTCCGCTGTACTGTTCCCGGAGACAGTGGCCGTCAGCGAAACCCCCACCTTCACCTGGGGGGCGATTTTCGCTGACCGGGAAGCCGCCCGCTTCCGCCGCGTCCTCAAGGCAGCCGCGGAAACCACCCGCCTGGAACTCCCTGAAGGAGCGGCAGAACTCCTCGCTGACCAGGATCTGTCAGAGGCCACCTTTGTGATGTGGGACCTCATCCACGACCGCACCCACATGCGCGGCGACCTTCCCTTCGATCCCTTTATGATCAAGCAGCGGATGCCGTACTTCCTGTACTCGCTCGAGGAACTGCGCTGCGACCTGACCGCCTTCCGCGAGTCGGTGCGGATCGAGAAGGACGACGACGCCGACCCGGAGGCACGCCGCCACGCCAAGCTCGTGCAGTACGCCATCATCTTCGACCGGATCTTCCGCTTCGCGATCACCGGCAGCCGTGTCCGCAATTACGACGGACTCGGCGGCCAGCTGCTGTTCGCCTGGCTGCACCAGCAGCACGTCCTGCACTGGACGGACACGCGGCTCGCCATCGACTGGGACGAAGTGGCCGATGCCGTCATCGCCTTGGGAGCAAGCATCGATGAGCTGTACTGGCGTTCCATCGACCGGCCGAAGACCGCCCACTGGCTCGCGGCATACAAGCTCATCTCCGCTACCGTTACTCCTAACCCGGCATCAGCCTGGGCTAAGGGACCGGAAGGGCTGGCACTGGCTGGTCCGCCGCGCGGCCTGACGGACCAGGTGCTTGACGACGAGTTCCCGCTGTCCATGTTCTACGAAGCATTGGAGAAGAAGATGCGCCCCGTGATCGAATCCACCGCCGGAATCACTGGAGCCTCCGCACTGTGA
- a CDS encoding SDR family oxidoreductase produces MNILVTGGSGASGIAVARALHDAGHRVITVGSDQARIEAAAQQAGDGVTGLVCDLAALADVRQLRKDLSATGGTGNDVTVDAVIHLVGGWRGAKGIADQTDEDWDFLERGAITTLRNVSRVFYDDIAASRRGRFAMVSSTAVEKPAAATASYVAAKAAAEAWTMAMADGFRRAATDNPGADTGTGPAAVVLVVKALVDDAMRRSHPERSFPGATDVDDLARAVVGLFEASADQLNGTRLRLAP; encoded by the coding sequence CTGAACATCCTGGTGACCGGCGGCAGCGGCGCTTCCGGCATCGCCGTCGCACGGGCGCTGCACGACGCCGGCCACCGCGTGATCACCGTGGGTTCGGACCAGGCGAGGATTGAGGCGGCAGCGCAGCAGGCAGGCGACGGCGTCACGGGCCTTGTGTGCGACCTTGCCGCTTTGGCGGACGTGAGGCAGTTGAGGAAGGACCTCAGCGCAACCGGAGGAACCGGGAACGATGTCACTGTGGATGCCGTGATCCACCTGGTGGGCGGCTGGCGCGGAGCCAAAGGCATCGCCGACCAGACCGATGAAGACTGGGACTTCCTGGAGCGCGGCGCCATCACCACACTCCGGAACGTGTCGCGGGTGTTCTACGACGATATCGCTGCATCGCGCCGTGGCCGGTTCGCCATGGTGTCCTCCACCGCCGTGGAAAAACCGGCAGCGGCTACGGCCAGCTATGTCGCCGCCAAAGCCGCCGCCGAAGCCTGGACCATGGCCATGGCGGACGGCTTCCGCCGGGCGGCCACTGACAATCCAGGCGCGGACACTGGCACAGGACCGGCCGCCGTCGTCCTCGTGGTCAAAGCCCTGGTGGATGACGCGATGCGCCGCAGCCACCCCGAACGCAGCTTCCCCGGCGCCACGGACGTGGACGACCTTGCCCGCGCCGTCGTCGGACTCTTCGAAGCATCCGCGGACCAGCTGAACGGCACCCGGCTCCGGCTGGCACCCTGA
- a CDS encoding low specificity L-threonine aldolase, protein MTTTAETAAGIRLHDPNVRGFASDNYSGVHPEVLAALAAANDGHQVSYGEDEYTARLQEVLEGHFGPGIESFPVFNGTGANVLSLQSLLPRWGAVVCASTAHINMDENGAPERIGGIKLLHVPTPDGKLTPELIDREAWGWGDEHRAQPLAVSITQTTELGTCYTPEEVQAIADHVHAKGMKLHMDGARLANAAAHLQVPLRAFTRDAGVDILSFGGTKNGLLFGEVVVALNPEAAHGLVYLRKMNMQLASKMRFMSAQFIALLEGDLWLRSASHANAMAARLRAAVDTIDGVQPTQKTESNGVFAILPEGVADRLRQSFRFYDWDEAAREVRWMCSFDTTEEDIDAFADAIRHELRVDRSGSAS, encoded by the coding sequence ATGACCACAACAGCAGAAACTGCAGCCGGGATCCGGCTGCACGATCCCAACGTCCGCGGGTTCGCCTCGGACAACTATTCCGGCGTCCATCCGGAAGTCCTCGCAGCGCTGGCCGCCGCCAATGACGGCCACCAGGTGTCCTACGGCGAAGACGAGTACACCGCCAGGCTGCAGGAAGTGCTGGAAGGCCACTTCGGCCCCGGCATCGAGAGCTTCCCGGTCTTCAACGGCACCGGCGCCAATGTCCTGTCCCTGCAGTCGCTGCTTCCGCGCTGGGGTGCTGTGGTGTGCGCCTCGACCGCCCACATCAACATGGATGAAAACGGCGCGCCGGAACGTATCGGCGGCATCAAGCTCCTGCACGTCCCCACCCCGGACGGCAAGCTCACGCCTGAACTGATCGACCGTGAGGCCTGGGGCTGGGGCGACGAGCATCGCGCCCAGCCACTCGCCGTCTCCATCACCCAGACCACTGAACTGGGCACCTGCTACACCCCCGAAGAAGTCCAGGCCATCGCCGACCATGTACATGCCAAGGGCATGAAACTCCACATGGACGGTGCGCGGCTCGCGAACGCCGCCGCCCACCTCCAGGTCCCGCTGCGGGCATTCACCCGCGACGCGGGCGTGGACATCCTTTCCTTCGGCGGGACCAAGAACGGGCTGCTGTTCGGTGAAGTGGTGGTTGCACTGAACCCGGAGGCTGCGCACGGGCTGGTGTACCTGCGCAAGATGAACATGCAGCTGGCGTCCAAGATGCGCTTTATGTCCGCGCAATTCATCGCCCTCCTGGAGGGCGACCTCTGGCTGCGCTCCGCCTCGCATGCCAATGCTATGGCAGCCAGGCTGCGCGCCGCCGTCGACACCATTGACGGGGTGCAGCCCACGCAGAAAACCGAGTCCAACGGCGTCTTTGCCATCCTTCCCGAGGGCGTGGCAGACCGGCTGCGGCAGTCCTTCCGTTTCTATGACTGGGACGAGGCGGCCCGGGAGGTGCGCTGGATGTGTTCGTTCGATACCACCGAGGAGGATATCGATGCCTTTGCCGATGCCATCAGGCATGAGCTCCGCGTTGACCGGAGCGGGTCGGCCAGCTAG
- a CDS encoding DUF3000 domain-containing protein produces MNALDQVPPEFLHALGTLRKARCRGELRLAEIPAPARLAPFAVALGAEVLAPGPITAATPLHGPAAMALAAASGTADDAETELATGRFILLHDPEGSAVWDGEFRIVTYIRAQLEPEMGNDEMLGTVAWTWLVEALENHKAPYRAAGGTATRVLSESFGTLADRPGSIDIELRASWTPATSDVTAHLEAWSDMVCTFAGLPPLPDGVTPLPQRRRN; encoded by the coding sequence GTGAACGCACTTGACCAGGTTCCCCCGGAATTTCTCCACGCCTTGGGAACCCTCAGGAAAGCCCGGTGCCGCGGGGAGCTCCGCCTTGCGGAGATCCCCGCTCCGGCACGCCTGGCACCCTTTGCCGTAGCGCTGGGCGCGGAGGTCCTCGCACCAGGGCCAATTACAGCCGCCACTCCCCTGCACGGTCCGGCCGCCATGGCGCTGGCTGCTGCCTCAGGAACAGCGGACGACGCCGAGACAGAGTTGGCCACGGGGCGTTTTATCCTGCTCCACGACCCGGAAGGCTCGGCGGTGTGGGACGGCGAGTTCCGCATCGTCACCTATATCCGGGCGCAGCTCGAACCGGAGATGGGAAACGACGAAATGCTGGGAACGGTGGCCTGGACCTGGCTGGTGGAGGCGCTCGAAAACCACAAGGCCCCCTACCGTGCCGCCGGCGGCACGGCCACCCGGGTCCTCTCCGAGAGTTTTGGAACCCTTGCGGACAGGCCGGGGTCCATCGACATCGAACTCCGCGCCTCCTGGACTCCCGCCACCTCCGATGTCACCGCCCACCTCGAAGCCTGGTCCGATATGGTGTGCACCTTCGCCGGCCTTCCGCCGCTTCCGGACGGCGTCACCCCGCTGCCCCAGCGGCGCCGGAACTAG
- a CDS encoding HRDC domain-containing protein gives MTPNIPENTTAGVPAADTAPHITVEGFDAPIPQIIELDSPRDGVPLVIETQAGLERCAAAIAAGTGPAGVDAERASGFRYGQRAFLVQIRREGAGTWLIDPEPFDNLDIINEALRGVEWILHAASQDLPCLHELGMWPDKLFDTELAARLAGLPRVGLAAVIEQLLGFGLAKEHSAADWSTRPLPEPWLRYAALDVEVLTELREELIELLEADGKLEYAEQEFAAILAAGLPPARVDPWRKTSGLHQIRDRRQLAAVRELWLERDSLAQKRDVAPGRLIPDSALVAAAKAMPSTVPQLLGTKGFHGRAAQREAPRWLRCIATARDLEELPPLHLATNAPPPPRVWADRDPEAAARLATARPLLQEKADQLKLPLENLLTPDYLRRVAWRPPAETSQSSIAAELRALGAREWQVELAAPLIADAFLRPQPLPAKEPKPDVAAAG, from the coding sequence ATGACCCCTAACATTCCGGAAAACACCACGGCCGGCGTCCCGGCTGCTGATACCGCACCCCACATCACGGTGGAGGGCTTTGACGCCCCCATCCCCCAGATCATTGAACTCGATTCGCCCCGCGACGGCGTTCCGCTGGTCATCGAAACGCAAGCCGGGCTGGAGCGGTGCGCAGCCGCCATCGCCGCCGGTACCGGACCGGCCGGCGTGGACGCCGAACGCGCCTCCGGCTTCCGCTACGGACAGCGCGCGTTCCTGGTCCAGATCCGCCGCGAAGGTGCCGGGACCTGGCTGATCGACCCCGAACCCTTCGACAACCTGGACATCATCAACGAAGCCCTCCGCGGCGTGGAGTGGATCCTGCACGCCGCCAGCCAGGACCTGCCCTGCCTGCACGAGCTGGGCATGTGGCCGGACAAGCTCTTTGACACCGAACTCGCCGCCCGGCTGGCGGGCCTGCCCCGGGTGGGACTCGCCGCCGTCATCGAACAACTGCTGGGTTTCGGACTCGCGAAAGAGCATTCTGCGGCAGACTGGTCCACCAGGCCCCTTCCCGAGCCGTGGCTGCGGTACGCCGCCCTGGACGTTGAGGTCCTTACCGAACTGCGGGAAGAACTCATCGAGCTCCTGGAAGCGGACGGCAAGCTGGAGTATGCGGAACAGGAGTTCGCCGCGATCCTGGCTGCAGGACTGCCTCCCGCCCGCGTCGACCCGTGGCGGAAAACCTCCGGCCTGCACCAGATCCGTGACCGGCGGCAGCTGGCGGCTGTCCGGGAGCTGTGGCTGGAACGCGATTCCCTGGCCCAGAAGCGCGACGTGGCGCCGGGCCGGCTCATCCCGGACTCTGCCCTGGTTGCCGCAGCCAAGGCCATGCCGTCTACTGTGCCCCAGCTGCTGGGGACCAAGGGCTTCCACGGCCGTGCAGCCCAGCGCGAAGCTCCCCGCTGGCTGCGCTGCATTGCCACGGCCCGGGATCTGGAAGAACTCCCGCCGCTGCACCTGGCCACCAATGCCCCGCCGCCTCCCAGGGTCTGGGCTGACCGGGACCCGGAAGCTGCCGCACGGCTCGCCACAGCAAGGCCCCTGCTGCAGGAGAAGGCTGACCAGCTGAAGCTCCCGCTGGAGAACCTCCTGACCCCGGATTACTTGCGCCGCGTAGCGTGGCGGCCCCCGGCGGAGACCAGTCAGTCCTCCATCGCAGCCGAGCTCCGGGCCTTGGGTGCGCGCGAGTGGCAGGTGGAACTGGCGGCGCCCCTGATTGCCGACGCGTTCCTTCGTCCGCAGCCGCTGCCGGCCAAGGAACCCAAGCCGGACGTGGCCGCAGCCGGATAG
- a CDS encoding acetyl-CoA C-acyltransferase, producing MSTARNSGERSGAPARTVRDVVFVDGLRTPFGRAGEKGIYAGTRADDLIVKCIRELLRRNPSLPPERVDEVAIAATTQTGDQGLTLGRTAALLAGLPRTVPGFAIDRMCAGAMTAVTATAGGIGFGAYDVVIAGGVEHMGNHPMGSGADPNPRFMSERLVDPAALNMGNTAENLHDRFPSITKDRTDAYAVASQTKFDEARRNGRIQPDLVPVATLKPGQGWSLNTVDEPPRPGTTVEDLAALRTPFRPHGRVTAGNAAGLNDGATAAILASADAAAELGLPVRMRLVSYAYAGVEPEVMGIGPVPATEKALRNAGLSINEIGLFEINEAFAVQVLSFLDHFGIADDDPRVNRYGGAIAVGHPLASSGVRLMNQLARQFEEDHSVRYGITTMCVGLGMGATVIWENPHHADYSGILPGSSEAGTVNAETVSEGAA from the coding sequence GTGAGCACAGCCCGCAACAGCGGAGAGCGCAGCGGCGCACCCGCGCGCACTGTCCGGGACGTCGTTTTTGTAGACGGCCTGCGCACCCCCTTTGGCCGGGCGGGAGAAAAAGGCATTTACGCCGGAACCCGTGCCGACGACCTGATAGTGAAATGCATCCGCGAACTGCTGCGCCGAAACCCGTCGCTCCCGCCGGAACGCGTTGACGAAGTGGCCATCGCAGCCACCACCCAGACCGGTGACCAGGGCTTGACGCTGGGCCGGACCGCCGCCCTGCTGGCGGGACTCCCCAGGACCGTGCCCGGCTTTGCCATCGACCGGATGTGCGCGGGCGCCATGACCGCCGTCACCGCCACCGCCGGCGGCATCGGCTTCGGCGCCTACGACGTGGTGATCGCCGGCGGGGTGGAGCATATGGGCAACCACCCGATGGGCTCGGGCGCAGACCCCAATCCGCGGTTCATGTCAGAACGGCTGGTGGACCCGGCAGCGCTGAACATGGGCAACACTGCGGAGAACCTCCATGACCGTTTCCCTTCCATTACCAAGGACCGGACCGACGCCTACGCCGTGGCGTCACAAACCAAATTTGATGAAGCCCGGCGCAACGGCCGGATCCAGCCGGACCTGGTTCCGGTGGCAACCCTGAAGCCGGGCCAGGGCTGGTCCCTCAACACCGTTGATGAACCGCCACGGCCCGGCACTACGGTGGAAGACCTGGCAGCGCTTCGAACGCCGTTCCGTCCGCACGGGCGCGTCACCGCCGGAAATGCCGCGGGCCTGAATGACGGCGCAACCGCCGCCATCCTGGCATCCGCCGATGCTGCTGCCGAACTGGGACTGCCGGTCCGGATGCGGCTGGTCAGCTACGCCTATGCGGGAGTCGAGCCTGAAGTAATGGGCATCGGCCCCGTCCCCGCCACAGAAAAGGCGCTAAGAAACGCCGGGCTGTCCATCAACGAGATCGGCCTGTTCGAAATCAATGAAGCCTTTGCCGTCCAGGTGCTGAGCTTCCTCGACCACTTCGGCATTGCCGACGACGATCCCCGCGTCAACCGCTACGGCGGTGCCATCGCGGTGGGCCATCCCCTCGCATCCTCCGGTGTGCGGCTGATGAACCAGCTGGCCCGCCAATTTGAGGAGGATCATTCCGTGCGGTACGGCATCACCACCATGTGCGTAGGGTTGGGGATGGGAGCCACAGTGATCTGGGAGAACCCGCACCACGCCGATTACAGCGGAATCCTGCCAGGATCATCCGAAGCCGGGACCGTCAACGCCGAAACCGTTTCCGAAGGAGCCGCATGA
- a CDS encoding 3-hydroxyacyl-CoA dehydrogenase NAD-binding domain-containing protein: MSAAHFTKLADLFPHETVTHSYVQDIELPAHAGKSSPGTFALITLDNGLDHTKPTTLGPNTLVELGTVLEELRERASRGEIVGVGVTGKPYFLVAGADLSAVKNLEEREHGLWMAQLGHDVYGTLANLGVPSFAFINGAALGGGLEVALQSTYRTVSTGAGALALPEAYLGLVPGWGGVYVLPRLIGPQNAVKVMIENALSNNRTLTGPQAFALGIADAMFEPADFLEQSLAWAGKVISGEVTAKRPNAVDPADPETAARWSAAVAAGRALVEAKTSNAAPAPGKVLDILEANRTMTQAESAALECETLAELMQTDEFRATVYAFLDLVQKRSKRPAGAPDRKLARPVTKVGVVGAGLMASQLALVFARQLKVPVVMTDIDQARVDKGVGYVHAEVDKLLAKQRISQDAANRTKALVTGSVSKDVFADADFVIEAVFEELNVKKQVFAELERIVTPECILATNTSSLSVTAMAEDLQHPERLVGFHFFNPVAVMPLLEIVRAPRTDDAVLATAFELAKALKKTGVLVKDAAAFVVNRILLRLMGEVTAAFDEGTPAEVADNALRPMGLPMTPFTLGAMVGLPVAQHVQESLHAAFGDRFTVSANLQKLIDNGVKGLWAPGPDGGQVIPESTLSLMSFGTNPSTAEEVLRRTQDALAEEIGLMLAEGVVEGPEDIDLCLILGAGWPLFLGGITPYLDRVGASERVNGNRFLPPGVASRNAAGNPARV, translated from the coding sequence ATGAGCGCCGCACATTTCACCAAGCTTGCCGATCTGTTCCCGCACGAGACCGTGACGCACTCCTATGTCCAGGACATCGAGCTGCCCGCGCATGCCGGCAAGTCCAGCCCCGGCACGTTCGCCCTCATCACGCTGGACAACGGCCTGGACCACACCAAGCCCACCACCCTGGGTCCGAACACCCTGGTGGAGCTGGGCACGGTGCTTGAGGAACTCCGGGAGCGAGCCAGTCGCGGCGAGATCGTCGGTGTGGGCGTGACCGGCAAGCCCTACTTCCTGGTGGCCGGAGCGGACCTCTCCGCCGTCAAGAACCTGGAAGAGCGCGAGCACGGACTCTGGATGGCACAGCTGGGCCACGACGTGTACGGCACGCTCGCCAACCTCGGCGTGCCCAGCTTCGCCTTCATCAACGGCGCAGCGCTGGGCGGCGGCCTTGAGGTTGCCCTGCAGTCCACCTACCGCACGGTATCCACCGGCGCGGGTGCGCTGGCCCTGCCGGAGGCCTACCTCGGCCTGGTTCCGGGCTGGGGCGGCGTCTACGTCCTGCCGCGCCTCATCGGCCCGCAGAACGCGGTCAAGGTCATGATCGAGAACGCGCTCAGCAACAACCGGACGCTCACCGGCCCGCAGGCCTTCGCACTCGGAATTGCCGACGCCATGTTCGAACCGGCGGACTTCCTCGAGCAGTCCCTTGCCTGGGCCGGGAAAGTCATCTCCGGTGAGGTGACGGCGAAACGTCCCAACGCCGTCGACCCCGCTGATCCGGAAACGGCCGCGCGCTGGTCGGCAGCGGTGGCGGCCGGCCGGGCACTGGTGGAAGCGAAGACCTCCAATGCGGCCCCTGCTCCCGGCAAGGTCCTGGACATCCTGGAAGCCAACCGGACCATGACCCAGGCTGAGTCCGCGGCACTTGAGTGCGAAACGCTCGCCGAACTCATGCAGACCGACGAATTCCGCGCCACCGTATACGCCTTCCTGGACCTGGTCCAGAAGCGGTCCAAGCGCCCGGCCGGCGCCCCTGACCGCAAGCTGGCCCGTCCGGTGACAAAAGTGGGGGTGGTGGGCGCTGGCCTGATGGCCAGCCAGCTCGCGCTGGTGTTCGCACGCCAGCTGAAAGTGCCCGTGGTGATGACTGACATCGACCAGGCCAGGGTGGACAAAGGCGTGGGCTACGTCCACGCCGAAGTGGACAAGCTGCTGGCCAAGCAGCGCATCAGCCAGGATGCCGCCAACCGCACCAAGGCGCTGGTGACCGGTTCCGTATCGAAGGATGTTTTCGCCGACGCGGACTTTGTGATCGAAGCGGTCTTTGAAGAGCTGAACGTCAAAAAGCAGGTGTTCGCCGAACTGGAGCGGATCGTCACCCCGGAATGCATCCTGGCCACCAACACCTCATCGTTGTCTGTCACGGCCATGGCGGAGGACCTGCAGCATCCCGAACGGCTGGTGGGCTTCCACTTCTTCAACCCCGTGGCCGTGATGCCGTTGCTGGAGATCGTCCGCGCCCCGCGGACCGATGACGCCGTGCTGGCCACCGCCTTTGAACTGGCCAAGGCCCTGAAGAAGACCGGGGTGCTGGTCAAGGACGCGGCCGCTTTTGTGGTCAACCGCATCCTGTTGCGGCTGATGGGTGAGGTGACCGCGGCCTTCGATGAAGGCACACCCGCCGAGGTGGCCGATAACGCCCTCCGCCCCATGGGCCTGCCGATGACGCCCTTCACTCTCGGCGCGATGGTGGGCCTCCCCGTGGCACAGCACGTCCAGGAGTCACTCCATGCAGCCTTCGGAGATCGCTTCACTGTGTCCGCCAACCTGCAAAAACTGATCGACAACGGCGTCAAGGGCCTGTGGGCTCCCGGGCCTGACGGCGGCCAGGTGATCCCGGAATCCACTCTGTCCCTGATGTCCTTTGGCACGAACCCTTCCACCGCCGAGGAGGTGTTGCGCCGCACCCAGGACGCCCTCGCAGAGGAGATCGGCCTGATGCTGGCAGAAGGGGTGGTGGAGGGCCCCGAAGACATCGACCTCTGCCTGATCCTCGGCGCCGGCTGGCCGCTGTTCCTTGGCGGCATCACCCCCTACCTTGACCGGGTGGGAGCCTCAGAACGGGTCAACGGCAATCGCTTCCTGCCGCCAGGTGTGGCCTCCCGCAACGCAGCGGGCAACCCGGCGAGGGTGTAA